Proteins encoded together in one Fibrobacter sp. UWP2 window:
- a CDS encoding efflux RND transporter permease subunit has product MIKASIYKPITMLMVILTVVVFGLYTYSMMVVDLMPKFDVPVVTATIIYQGANPEEIESTIIKPIEDQVELVDGIDYVQSICLENYGILVAMFNMGINVDVAANDVRSKIDLASVNFPDAVQAPIIAKVDINGAAIMSISFTGPLNSTELRQKVEDDIEPLFTAVSGVASVDVFGGTTRQISIELDKDKMLDRNVDIATIMGLFGQSNINYPVGEVIGKHKNTSVRTSGKFQSLDEIRNMDIPTARGVIKLSEIAVVKDTIETITSASRFNGVNSVSLDIKKRSDANVVKVSEGVIKRMNEIQKTLPEGFELHLVYDKSEAVNESIQNVIQNIIIAICLTAGLLLLFLGKFSTMLIAALTMPISVIGAFTLMYFAGFGINMMSLMALSSSVGLLVTNSIVVLENINEKLKLGLDPKDAALKGTSEIMVAIMASTLTNVCVFVPIAFMKSIAGIFFRTFGLTMVFATFVSLLVTFTLTPLMAAYLFKGVKKDENGNIIEGHRSIGEKIFGIFPAFLNGVRFVYLKTLSFCLSIPGVIFQVAALVGTIMFVGFLAKNFLTVEIMPKQDQGMISVKLEMPVGTNIETTDSVARIIESRIKGVPEIVHYSMNVGGSNGFTTVNQATMRVKLLKDWEGRTRSTDQIVDSLRPYLADIPDAYISIKSASASEMNNNSAGDVVLEVNGLHADSVIKASQLVMDRIKDEIDGIVDLKTSYEAGKPEIRLVPNRQALADYGVTLQTVATYNYIAVSGYEAGQYTEDGEEYDVYVRMMEKDRQSHTDIENLPILTPKGYLNASELFYIEDGAGPTRIDRKRKRTRVDVSMNLLPGHTTGEVMGKVGALAESMKGELPEGISFSFGAQADMQNDMVAEFKTAIVMAILLTYILLIALLESFAQPFIIMTTIPMGAIGVLLSLVFTGKALSMIALMAIVMLIGVVVNNAILLLDEANRLLRSGSMGRRSAIMTAARTKFQPIVLATVASVVAQLPLAFALGGNVAAMTQPMGIASVGGLIVSAILTMYLVPTFFWLPNAIFHKAKKGVNKIKAKRAAKTLQV; this is encoded by the coding sequence ATGATTAAGGCCAGTATCTACAAACCGATTACCATGCTCATGGTCATATTGACCGTGGTGGTTTTCGGTCTATACACCTACTCCATGATGGTGGTCGACCTGATGCCGAAATTCGACGTCCCCGTGGTCACCGCAACCATCATCTACCAGGGTGCAAACCCCGAAGAAATCGAATCCACCATCATCAAGCCCATCGAAGACCAGGTGGAACTTGTTGACGGTATCGACTACGTGCAGTCCATATGCCTCGAGAACTACGGCATTTTGGTCGCCATGTTCAACATGGGCATCAACGTGGACGTGGCGGCAAACGACGTGCGTTCCAAGATCGACCTTGCGTCGGTGAACTTCCCCGATGCCGTGCAGGCACCGATTATCGCGAAGGTGGACATCAACGGTGCGGCCATCATGTCCATCTCGTTTACCGGACCGCTCAACTCCACGGAGCTCCGCCAGAAGGTGGAAGACGACATCGAACCGCTCTTTACGGCCGTTTCCGGTGTGGCAAGCGTTGACGTTTTCGGCGGTACCACGCGCCAGATTTCCATCGAGCTCGACAAGGACAAGATGCTCGACCGCAACGTGGACATCGCGACCATCATGGGGCTGTTCGGGCAGTCGAACATCAACTACCCGGTCGGCGAAGTCATCGGCAAGCACAAGAACACCTCCGTACGTACTTCGGGCAAGTTCCAGAGCCTCGATGAAATCCGCAACATGGACATCCCGACGGCGAGGGGCGTCATCAAGCTCTCCGAAATCGCAGTCGTCAAGGACACCATCGAGACCATCACGTCGGCCTCCCGCTTTAACGGCGTGAACTCCGTTTCGCTCGATATCAAGAAGCGTTCCGACGCGAACGTGGTGAAGGTTTCCGAAGGCGTCATCAAGCGCATGAACGAAATCCAGAAGACGCTCCCCGAAGGATTCGAGCTGCACCTGGTTTACGACAAGTCCGAAGCCGTGAACGAGTCCATCCAGAACGTTATCCAGAACATCATCATCGCCATCTGCCTTACCGCGGGCCTGTTGCTCCTGTTCCTCGGCAAGTTTTCGACCATGCTTATCGCCGCCCTCACGATGCCTATTTCCGTGATTGGCGCCTTTACGCTCATGTACTTTGCAGGCTTCGGCATCAACATGATGTCCCTGATGGCTCTTTCGTCATCGGTGGGCTTGCTCGTTACGAACTCCATCGTGGTGCTTGAAAACATCAACGAAAAGCTTAAACTCGGGCTCGACCCGAAGGATGCCGCCCTCAAGGGAACCTCCGAAATCATGGTGGCCATCATGGCATCGACGCTCACCAACGTGTGCGTGTTCGTGCCTATCGCCTTCATGAAGTCCATCGCCGGCATCTTCTTCCGCACCTTCGGCCTTACCATGGTGTTCGCCACGTTCGTGTCGCTCCTCGTGACCTTCACGCTTACCCCGCTCATGGCGGCCTACCTGTTCAAGGGCGTGAAGAAGGACGAGAACGGGAACATCATCGAAGGGCACCGCTCTATCGGCGAAAAGATTTTCGGAATATTCCCGGCTTTCCTTAACGGCGTACGTTTCGTTTACCTCAAGACACTCTCGTTCTGCCTTTCCATTCCTGGCGTGATTTTCCAGGTTGCAGCACTTGTCGGCACGATCATGTTCGTCGGATTCCTCGCGAAGAATTTCCTGACCGTGGAAATCATGCCGAAGCAGGACCAGGGCATGATCAGCGTCAAGCTCGAAATGCCCGTGGGCACCAACATCGAGACGACCGACAGCGTTGCGCGAATCATCGAAAGCCGCATCAAGGGCGTGCCCGAGATTGTGCACTACAGCATGAACGTGGGCGGTTCGAACGGCTTTACCACGGTGAACCAGGCCACGATGCGCGTGAAGCTTTTGAAGGACTGGGAAGGACGTACCCGCAGTACCGACCAGATTGTCGACTCCCTGCGTCCCTACCTCGCCGACATCCCGGACGCCTACATTTCCATCAAGTCCGCATCGGCATCCGAAATGAACAACAACTCCGCCGGCGACGTGGTGCTCGAAGTGAACGGCCTGCACGCGGACTCCGTCATCAAGGCCTCGCAGCTCGTGATGGACCGCATCAAGGACGAAATCGACGGTATCGTGGACCTCAAGACGAGCTACGAAGCGGGTAAGCCCGAAATCCGCCTTGTCCCGAACCGCCAGGCACTCGCCGACTACGGCGTGACACTCCAGACGGTCGCCACGTACAACTACATCGCGGTGAGCGGCTACGAAGCAGGCCAGTACACCGAAGACGGCGAAGAATACGACGTGTACGTGCGCATGATGGAAAAAGACCGTCAGAGCCATACCGATATCGAAAACCTGCCTATTTTGACCCCGAAGGGTTACCTGAACGCAAGTGAACTGTTCTACATCGAAGACGGTGCCGGCCCGACCCGAATCGACCGCAAGCGCAAGCGCACCCGTGTCGACGTATCCATGAACTTGCTCCCCGGCCACACGACCGGTGAAGTCATGGGCAAGGTCGGAGCCCTCGCCGAAAGCATGAAGGGCGAACTCCCCGAAGGCATCTCCTTCAGTTTCGGTGCCCAAGCCGACATGCAGAACGACATGGTGGCGGAATTCAAGACGGCCATCGTCATGGCAATCCTCCTCACCTACATCCTGCTGATTGCCCTCCTCGAAAGCTTCGCACAGCCCTTCATCATCATGACGACCATCCCGATGGGCGCCATCGGCGTGCTGCTCTCGCTCGTGTTTACGGGCAAGGCGCTCTCGATGATTGCCCTCATGGCCATCGTGATGCTTATCGGTGTGGTGGTGAACAACGCCATCCTTTTGCTCGACGAAGCGAACAGACTGTTGCGTAGCGGCAGCATGGGACGCAGATCCGCCATCATGACCGCCGCCAGGACCAAGTTCCAGCCCATCGTGCTTGCAACCGTCGCTTCCGTGGTCGCCCAGCTCCCGCTGGCATTCGCACTCGGTGGTAACGTGGCCGCCATGACCCAGCCGATGGGTATCGCCTCCGTGGGCGGTCTCATCGTTTCGGCCATCCTTACGATGTACCTGGTGCCCACGTTCTTCTGGCTCCCGAACGCCATCTTCCACAAGGCAAAGAAGGGCGTGAACAAGATCAAAGCCAAGCGTGCCGCCAAGACTCTCCAGGTTTAG
- a CDS encoding GspE/PulE family protein, which translates to MQKTVYSKQEQHDSVLRVAISNIHDELVLEKLRVESGCRVEPEYRPETEIRQIIRARSLNESQSLLEALTSPIENLSTKNTWEAEPVINLVDSLIDTALGQKATDIHLEPNGQELRVRFRKDGLLTHYRSLPAWLSEPVLIRLKLLANVDITERRLPHDGSFCFDGACGKANVRLSTIPIQTGEEPAEKCVLRLLPATDNGATLASLGFGEPLLRALRRTFESPQGLFLITGPTGSGKTTTLYAGLREIIGRKINVTTIEDPVEYKLEGANQVQVNEKCGFTFAAALRSILRQDPDVILVGEIRDTETAQIALRAAQTGHLVLATLHTNSARAATARLADLGVSPALLQDSLLGVVAQRLVRKRPPTGNAASSSAGDTAGGRTAIAEFLNSDGSYVDGSLLEQASRLVAEGVIETAEVTRVLGCIN; encoded by the coding sequence ATGCAAAAGACTGTCTACAGCAAACAGGAGCAACACGATTCCGTTTTGCGCGTCGCCATTTCGAACATTCACGACGAACTCGTCCTCGAAAAATTGCGTGTGGAATCGGGCTGCCGCGTTGAGCCCGAATACCGTCCCGAAACCGAAATAAGGCAAATAATCCGCGCTCGCTCCCTAAACGAGTCGCAGAGCCTCCTCGAGGCCCTCACCTCGCCTATTGAAAATCTTTCTACCAAAAACACCTGGGAAGCAGAACCCGTCATCAACTTGGTGGATTCCTTAATCGACACCGCCCTCGGGCAAAAGGCTACCGACATCCACTTGGAACCGAACGGACAAGAACTGCGCGTGCGCTTTCGCAAGGACGGCCTGCTCACGCACTACCGGAGCCTCCCCGCATGGCTCTCAGAGCCGGTGCTTATCCGCCTCAAGCTGCTGGCAAACGTCGACATCACCGAGCGGAGACTCCCCCACGACGGCAGCTTTTGCTTTGACGGGGCATGCGGCAAGGCGAACGTTCGCCTCAGCACCATCCCCATCCAGACGGGGGAAGAACCCGCCGAGAAATGTGTGCTACGGCTTTTGCCAGCCACCGACAACGGAGCGACACTCGCAAGCCTCGGGTTCGGCGAGCCCCTGCTCCGTGCATTGCGCCGCACCTTCGAGTCACCGCAGGGGCTCTTCCTCATCACGGGTCCCACAGGGAGCGGGAAAACGACCACGCTCTACGCGGGACTCCGCGAAATCATCGGCCGCAAAATCAACGTGACGACCATCGAGGACCCGGTGGAGTACAAGCTCGAAGGCGCAAACCAGGTGCAGGTCAACGAAAAGTGCGGTTTCACGTTCGCCGCCGCACTCCGCTCGATTTTGCGCCAGGACCCCGACGTGATTCTCGTAGGAGAAATTCGCGACACCGAGACGGCGCAAATCGCGCTCCGCGCCGCCCAAACCGGCCACCTGGTGCTAGCCACGCTACACACGAACAGCGCCAGGGCAGCCACCGCACGCCTAGCCGATTTGGGCGTGTCGCCCGCCCTTTTGCAAGACTCCCTCCTCGGTGTCGTCGCACAACGTCTGGTCCGCAAGCGCCCTCCCACGGGCAACGCGGCAAGCAGTTCGGCGGGCGACACGGCGGGCGGCCGCACAGCCATCGCCGAATTTTTGAATTCCGACGGCAGCTACGTGGACGGGAGCCTGTTGGAACAGGCAAGTCGGCTCGTGGCCGAGGGCGTCATTGAAACAGCCGAGGTCACTCGTGTCCTCGGCTGCATCAATTAA
- the mtgA gene encoding monofunctional biosynthetic peptidoglycan transglycosylase yields MNWQKVKSFWQAFRNNIVVKILGYIYRFINFLLRVVILGLILYSAAFTIVASIALYKGFVYVYDLYDSVAVLKNDQPEMSKYMQALRDSNPDVEIKHTFVPLDSISQYLQKAVIASEDAGFYFHPGFDVNAIAEALNANRMSGKTKFGGSTITQQLAKNLFLSGERSWERKFKELAYALLMEHELGKDRILELYLNYAQWGKDIFGCQEACKTYYKKSCSKLSVDQAINLAAMLASPGKHHPNMRESQFMAKRRAVIYQNMFPKKDSVLVDSLRQLMAPPDSTKR; encoded by the coding sequence ATGAATTGGCAGAAAGTAAAAAGTTTTTGGCAGGCCTTTCGCAACAACATTGTTGTGAAGATTCTAGGCTACATATACAGGTTCATCAATTTTTTGCTTAGGGTGGTGATCCTTGGATTGATTCTTTATTCTGCCGCCTTTACCATTGTGGCATCCATCGCCCTGTACAAGGGCTTTGTGTATGTGTACGACCTCTACGACAGCGTGGCAGTGCTTAAAAACGACCAACCCGAGATGAGCAAGTACATGCAGGCGCTCAGGGACTCCAACCCCGATGTTGAAATCAAGCACACCTTTGTGCCGCTCGATTCCATTAGCCAGTATTTGCAGAAGGCGGTCATCGCGAGCGAGGACGCTGGCTTTTACTTCCACCCGGGTTTTGACGTGAACGCCATTGCCGAGGCGCTGAACGCGAACCGTATGTCGGGCAAGACTAAGTTCGGCGGATCCACTATCACGCAGCAGTTGGCGAAGAACCTCTTTTTGAGCGGCGAGCGCAGCTGGGAACGCAAGTTCAAGGAACTGGCGTACGCGTTGCTCATGGAGCACGAGTTGGGCAAGGACCGCATTTTGGAACTCTACCTCAATTACGCGCAGTGGGGCAAGGATATTTTCGGCTGCCAAGAAGCCTGCAAGACCTACTACAAAAAGAGCTGCAGCAAGCTGAGCGTGGACCAGGCCATCAATTTGGCGGCTATGCTCGCGAGTCCGGGTAAGCACCACCCGAACATGCGCGAGAGCCAGTTTATGGCCAAGCGCCGAGCCGTAATCTACCAGAACATGTTCCCCAAAAAGGATAGCGTCTTGGTGGATTCATTGCGCCAGCTGATGGCTCCGCCCGACAGTACCAAGCGTTGA